The Camelina sativa cultivar DH55 chromosome 16, Cs, whole genome shotgun sequence sequence NNNNNNNNNNNNNNNNNNNNNNNNNNNNNNNNNNNNNNNNNNNNNNNNNNNNNNNNNNNNNNNNNNNNNNNNNNNNNNNNNNNNNNNNNNNNNNNNNNNNNNNNNNNNNNNNNNNNNNNNNNNNNNNNNNNNNNNNNNNNNNNNNNNNNNNNNNNNNNNNNNNNNNNNNNNNNNNNNNNNNNNNNNNNNNNNNNNNNNNNNNNNNNNNNNNNNNNNNNNNNNNNNNNNNNNNNNNNNNNNNNNNNNNNNNNNNNNNNNNNNNNNNNNNNNNNNNNNNNNNNNNNNNNNNNNNNNNNNNNNNNNNNNNNNNNNNNNNNNNNNNNNNNNNNNNNNNNNNNNNNNNNNNNNNNNNNNNNNNNNNNNNNNNNNNNNNNNNNNNNNNNNNNNNNNNNNNNNNNNNNNNNNNNNNNNNNNNNNNNNNNNNNNNNNNNNNNNNNNNNNNNCAAGAAATAAATCTTAGAATTGAAGTAAGTTTCGGTAAGGCTATTATTGTAAATTAATCAACCACCGGTCTGGTCCATAAATTGGCTGCCAGAGCCATTTCCTTCACTCACATTTCCAAATCATTCTATTACCACTCAAACTGCACgcactcatcatcatcaccttttgAAACTAAACCAATGGCGTCGGAGAAAAGCAAGATTCTAGTGATCGGAGGAACTGGTTACATCGGGAAATTCTTAGTAGAAGCGAGTGTCAAAGCCGGCCACACCACATTCGCTCTAGTTAGAGCAGCAACTCTCTCCGATCCCGTCAAGGGCAAAACCGTTCAGAGTTTCAGAGACCTCGGCGTCAAAATACTACAGGTTATTATTCTTCAACTCtaatattcttttattattactatGTTTTATAACCACAGCTTAGCCTTAGTTATAATTTGACTTGGTGGTCAGGGAGATTTGAATGATCATGAGAGTTTAGTGAAGGCCATTAAACAGGTCGATGTGGTTATATCAACAGTTGGGAGCATGCAAATCTTGGATCAAACCAAGATCATTTCAGCCATTAAAGAAGCCGGTAACGTCAAGGTTggtgtatataataaaatataatttctaattattggtttgtgtttgtgttagtGTTGTCGCTCTATCACCACATCAATTTAAACCCACTTCATGAAAAGAGTAGTTATTGGGAAATTcatttgtacatatatatatttagtctCATATTGGATATTTGTTATGTGCAGAGATTCTTGCCGTCTGAATTTGGGGTGGATGTGGACAGGACCAGCGCGGTTGAGCCCGCAAAATCAGCTTTTGCAGGGAAAATACAGATTAGGAGAGCCGTTGAAGCTGAAGGAATACCATACACTTACGCTGTGGCCGGTTGCTTTGCCGGTTACTTCCTACCTACATTGGTTCAGTTCGAGCCTGGTCTCACATCTCCTCCTAGAGACAAAGTCACCATTTTAGGCGACGGAAATGCCAAAGGTCTTTTTTTCAGAATTTAAATGTTAATGCgctttatatatagtatactgTAATACATATATGCATCTAGCTAATATGGTCTCGACTACTTGGCAGCTGTGATCAACAAGGAGGAAGATATTGCTGCTTACACGATCAAGGCGGTGGATGATCCAAAGACTCTGAACAAAATCCTTTACGTTAAGCCTCCTAACAATACCTTATCGATGAACGAAATGGTTACGTTGTGGGAGAAAAAGATCGGCAAGTCTCTTGAGAAGACTCACATCCCAGATGAGCAAATCCTTAAAAGCATCCAAGGTTTAGAAACCAAGAGaggtttttagtttctttaatatatatcactgccttttttttattaattagctgaaccaaaacttcttttttgttttttttttgttttggcagaGTCTCCGGTTCCCATCAATATTATGTTGTCGATAAACCACGCAGTGT is a genomic window containing:
- the LOC104751401 gene encoding isoflavone reductase homolog P3-like; the protein is MASEKSKILVIGGTGYIGKFLVEASVKAGHTTFALVRAATLSDPVKGKTVQSFRDLGVKILQGDLNDHESLVKAIKQVDVVISTVGSMQILDQTKIISAIKEAGNVKRFLPSEFGVDVDRTSAVEPAKSAFAGKIQIRRAVEAEGIPYTYAVAGCFAGYFLPTLVQFEPGLTSPPRDKVTILGDGNAKAVINKEEDIAAYTIKAVDDPKTLNKILYVKPPNNTLSMNEMVTLWEKKIGKSLEKTHIPDEQILKSIQESPVPINIMLSINHAVFVKGDQTNFTIEPSFGVEASEIYPDVKYTSIDEYLSYFV